The following proteins are encoded in a genomic region of Oncorhynchus kisutch isolate 150728-3 linkage group LG6, Okis_V2, whole genome shotgun sequence:
- the LOC109893001 gene encoding actin filament-associated protein 1-like 1 isoform X4 gives MVGFSSSSAVEAAMEYLVSELNVLLKLLDHESVSTATAEKMSVIRSLLGQLQPSVNGSDFVYMNTSLYGNGTSFVESLFEELDCDLHELRASPEELKDQVEEKTSKIPPSKSPTDTPPPLPTTPPPEDYYEEAVPLDPGTVPQYITNIATCISSSPPNSIEDAYYEDADNNYPTTRINGPRKNSYADSDALSSSYESYDEEDEEAKGQDRTRRWQSEENSVGPMKDCRICAFLLRKKRFGQWAKQLTVVRDNRLQCYKSIKDSSPHIELPLNLCNVIYIPKEARRKKHKLRFSLPGGEALVLAVQSKEQAERWLKVIREVVSQASSNDGLEGSSSPMIQRKKDLDKLLGADKHTSDSDSVATGDNLPSGQLRDNCDQGKGKRGAFTELTGSMSRAAGRKINRIISFSKKKPPLPGDTLTSSYRDDNPRCGYLNVLVNQCWRERWCCVKGGTLYLHKERGDLRTHVSAVVLHGAEVVPGLGPKHPFAFRILQGGNEVAALEASCSEEMGRWLGVLLAESGCATTPEALHYDYVDVDTITNITDAARHSFLWATSSSGASTDTRTYDEVPYEGVLQPEEPVPRPGAQVKRHSSFSSSREIEKADSLVTIKRHGSSKSPEDVNQYVSGKYGKTRAEEDARRYLKEKEQMEKEREVIKNALLILRNDRKEVKEQLKDVTGKQQKQLEKRLAQLEESCRGKEGERVDLELRLNEVKENLKKSLAGGVLGPLTESNPPTSKPPRKVRISKVDNTYTEASMPVNCAAEMRKCPPSICSSSKGNVMQKAKEWESKKGT, from the exons CGATGGAGTACCTGGTGAGTGAACTGAATGTGTTGCTGAAGCTGCTGGACCATGAGAGTGTGAGCACAGCCACAGCAGAGAAGATGAGTGTGATCCGGAGCCTACTGGGGCAGCTGCAGCcatcag TGAATGGATCAGACTTCGTATACATGAACACTTCCCTTTATGGAAATGGCACCAGCTTTGTGGAATCTTTGTTTGAGGAATTGG ATTGTGACCTGCATGAGCTCAGAGCCTCCCCAGAAGAACTGAAGGATCAGGTAGAGGAGAAAACCTCCAAAATACCGCCATCGAAA AGTCCCACTGACACCCCCCCTCCTCTGCCAACCACCCCTCCACCAGAGGACTACTATGAGGAGGCAGTGCCCCTGGACCCTGGCACGGTGCCCCAGTACATCACCAACATCGCCACATGCA TCAGCTCAAGTCCCCCAAATTCCATTGAAGATGCATACTACGAAGACGCTGACAACAACTACCCCACCACCCGAATCAATGGCCCGCGCAAGAACTCCT ATGCTGATTCAGATGCGCTGAGCAGCTCCTATGAGTCGTATgatgaagaggatgaggaggcgAAGGGCCAGGACAGGACTCGGCGGTGGCAGTCAGAGGAGAACTCTGTGGGCCCCATGAAGGACTGTCGCATCTGTGCCTTCCTGCTGCGCAAGAAACGCTTCGGACAGTGGGCAAAACAGCTGACCGTTGTCCGTGACAACAGATTACAG TGCTACAAGAGCATCAAAGACAGCAGCCCACACATTGAGCTGCCGCTGAACCTGTGTAACGTCATCTACATCCCCAAAGAGGCACGCCGCAAGAAGCATAAGCTGCGTTTCTCCCTGCCTGGGGGAGAGGCCTTGGTGCTGGCTGTCCAGAGCAAGGAACAGGCGGAGCGATGGCTCAAGGTGATCCGGGAGGTGGTCAGTCAGGCCAGCAGCAATGATGGATTAGAGGGCTCCTCCTCTCCTATGATCCAGAGGAAGAAAGATCTGGACAAG TTACTAGGAGCTGACAAGCACACCTCCGACTCTGACAGCGTGGCCACTGGTGACAACCTGCCTTCTGGTCAGCTCCGGGACAACTGTGACCAAG GGAAGGGGAAGAGGGGGGCATTTACAGAGCTGACAGGATCTATGAGCAGAGCGGCTGGACGGAAGATCAACAGGATTATCAGTTTCTCTAAGAAGAAGCCTCCTCTCCCAGGAGACACTCTGACCTCTTCCTACCGTGACGACAATCCCCGCTGTG GTTATCTGAATGTGCTTGTGAACCAAtgctggagggagagatggtgctGTGTAAAGGGTGGAACACTGTACCTGCACAAAGAAAGGGGTGACCTGCGTACTCACGTCAGCGCTGTGGTCCTCCATGGGGCTGAGGTCGTACCTGGACTGGGGCCCAAGCACCCCTTCGCTTTCCGCATCCTGCAAGGAGGCAACGAGGTGGCTGCATTGgag gccagctgttcagaggagatgggTCGCTGGCTGGGGGTCCTGCTGGCAGAGTCTGGCTGCGCCACCACCCCAGAGGCCCTGCACTACGACTATGTGGACGTGGACACCATCACTAACATCACAGACGCAGCAAGACACTCCTTCCT TTGGGCTACCTCCTCCAGTGGCGCCTCCACAGACACCAGAACCTATGATGAGGTTCCTTATGAGGGTGTATTG CAGCCAGAGGAGCCAGTACCCAGACCAGGAGCTCAGGTGAAACGCCACTCTTCTTTCTCCAgcagcagagagatagagaaggcgGATTCCTTAGTCACCATAAAGAGACACGGCTCCAGTAAGTCCCCCGAAG ATGTGAATCAGTATGTATCAGGGAAGTATGGCAAAACACGAGCCGAGGAGGATGCCAGAAGGTACCTGAAAGAGAAAGAACAGATGGAGAAGGAGCGAGAGGTCATAAAAAATGCCCTACTCATATTACGCAATGATAGGAAAGAGGTGAAGGAACAACTGAAGGATGTTACAG GTAAGCAGCAAAAGCAGCTAGAGAAGCGTTTGGCCCAGCTGGAGGAAAGCTgcagggggaaggagggggagcgGGTGGACCTGGAGCTGCGTCTCAATGAGGTGAAGGAGAACCTAAAGAAGTCCCTGGCTGGAGGGGTGCTGGGGCCGCTCACAGAGAGCAACCCCCCCACTAGCAAACCACCCAGAAAG GTCCGCATCAGTAAAGTGGACAACACATACACTGAGGCATCCATGCCAGTCAACTGTGCTGCGGAGATGCGGAAGTGCCCCCCATCCATCTGTTCATCTAGCAAGGGGAACGTCATGCAGAAAGCCAAG gaATGGGAGTCCAAAAAGGGGACTTAG
- the LOC109893001 gene encoding actin filament-associated protein 1-like 1 isoform X5 — protein MVGFSSSSAVEAAMEYLVSELNVLLKLLDHESVSTATAEKMSVIRSLLGQLQPSVNGSDFVYMNTSLYGNGTSFVESLFEELDCDLHELRASPEELKDQVEEKTSKIPPSKSPTDTPPPLPTTPPPEDYYEEAVPLDPGTVPQYITNIATCISSSPPNSIEDAYYEDADNNYPTTRINGPRKNSYADSDALSSSYESYDEEDEEAKGQDRTRRWQSEENSVGPMKDCRICAFLLRKKRFGQWAKQLTVVRDNRLQCYKSIKDSSPHIELPLNLCNVIYIPKEARRKKHKLRFSLPGGEALVLAVQSKEQAERWLKVIREVVSQASSNDGLEGSSSPMIQRKKDLDKLLGADKHTSDSDSVATGDNLPSGQLRDNCDQGKGKRGAFTELTGSMSRAAGRKINRIISFSKKKPPLPGDTLTSSYRDDNPRCGYLNVLVNQCWRERWCCVKGGTLYLHKERGDLRTHVSAVVLHGAEVVPGLGPKHPFAFRILQGGNEVAALEASCSEEMGRWLGVLLAESGCATTPEALHYDYVDVDTITNITDAARHSFLWATSSSGASTDTRTYDEVPYEGVLQPEEPVPRPGAQVKRHSSFSSSREIEKADSLVTIKRHGSNVNQYVSGKYGKTRAEEDARRYLKEKEQMEKEREVIKNALLILRNDRKEVKEQLKDVTGKQQKQLEKRLAQLEESCRGKEGERVDLELRLNEVKENLKKSLAGGVLGPLTESNPPTSKPPRKVRISKVDNTYTEASMPVNCAAEMRKCPPSICSSSKGNVMQKAKEWESKKGT, from the exons CGATGGAGTACCTGGTGAGTGAACTGAATGTGTTGCTGAAGCTGCTGGACCATGAGAGTGTGAGCACAGCCACAGCAGAGAAGATGAGTGTGATCCGGAGCCTACTGGGGCAGCTGCAGCcatcag TGAATGGATCAGACTTCGTATACATGAACACTTCCCTTTATGGAAATGGCACCAGCTTTGTGGAATCTTTGTTTGAGGAATTGG ATTGTGACCTGCATGAGCTCAGAGCCTCCCCAGAAGAACTGAAGGATCAGGTAGAGGAGAAAACCTCCAAAATACCGCCATCGAAA AGTCCCACTGACACCCCCCCTCCTCTGCCAACCACCCCTCCACCAGAGGACTACTATGAGGAGGCAGTGCCCCTGGACCCTGGCACGGTGCCCCAGTACATCACCAACATCGCCACATGCA TCAGCTCAAGTCCCCCAAATTCCATTGAAGATGCATACTACGAAGACGCTGACAACAACTACCCCACCACCCGAATCAATGGCCCGCGCAAGAACTCCT ATGCTGATTCAGATGCGCTGAGCAGCTCCTATGAGTCGTATgatgaagaggatgaggaggcgAAGGGCCAGGACAGGACTCGGCGGTGGCAGTCAGAGGAGAACTCTGTGGGCCCCATGAAGGACTGTCGCATCTGTGCCTTCCTGCTGCGCAAGAAACGCTTCGGACAGTGGGCAAAACAGCTGACCGTTGTCCGTGACAACAGATTACAG TGCTACAAGAGCATCAAAGACAGCAGCCCACACATTGAGCTGCCGCTGAACCTGTGTAACGTCATCTACATCCCCAAAGAGGCACGCCGCAAGAAGCATAAGCTGCGTTTCTCCCTGCCTGGGGGAGAGGCCTTGGTGCTGGCTGTCCAGAGCAAGGAACAGGCGGAGCGATGGCTCAAGGTGATCCGGGAGGTGGTCAGTCAGGCCAGCAGCAATGATGGATTAGAGGGCTCCTCCTCTCCTATGATCCAGAGGAAGAAAGATCTGGACAAG TTACTAGGAGCTGACAAGCACACCTCCGACTCTGACAGCGTGGCCACTGGTGACAACCTGCCTTCTGGTCAGCTCCGGGACAACTGTGACCAAG GGAAGGGGAAGAGGGGGGCATTTACAGAGCTGACAGGATCTATGAGCAGAGCGGCTGGACGGAAGATCAACAGGATTATCAGTTTCTCTAAGAAGAAGCCTCCTCTCCCAGGAGACACTCTGACCTCTTCCTACCGTGACGACAATCCCCGCTGTG GTTATCTGAATGTGCTTGTGAACCAAtgctggagggagagatggtgctGTGTAAAGGGTGGAACACTGTACCTGCACAAAGAAAGGGGTGACCTGCGTACTCACGTCAGCGCTGTGGTCCTCCATGGGGCTGAGGTCGTACCTGGACTGGGGCCCAAGCACCCCTTCGCTTTCCGCATCCTGCAAGGAGGCAACGAGGTGGCTGCATTGgag gccagctgttcagaggagatgggTCGCTGGCTGGGGGTCCTGCTGGCAGAGTCTGGCTGCGCCACCACCCCAGAGGCCCTGCACTACGACTATGTGGACGTGGACACCATCACTAACATCACAGACGCAGCAAGACACTCCTTCCT TTGGGCTACCTCCTCCAGTGGCGCCTCCACAGACACCAGAACCTATGATGAGGTTCCTTATGAGGGTGTATTG CAGCCAGAGGAGCCAGTACCCAGACCAGGAGCTCAGGTGAAACGCCACTCTTCTTTCTCCAgcagcagagagatagagaaggcgGATTCCTTAGTCACCATAAAGAGACACGGCTCCA ATGTGAATCAGTATGTATCAGGGAAGTATGGCAAAACACGAGCCGAGGAGGATGCCAGAAGGTACCTGAAAGAGAAAGAACAGATGGAGAAGGAGCGAGAGGTCATAAAAAATGCCCTACTCATATTACGCAATGATAGGAAAGAGGTGAAGGAACAACTGAAGGATGTTACAG GTAAGCAGCAAAAGCAGCTAGAGAAGCGTTTGGCCCAGCTGGAGGAAAGCTgcagggggaaggagggggagcgGGTGGACCTGGAGCTGCGTCTCAATGAGGTGAAGGAGAACCTAAAGAAGTCCCTGGCTGGAGGGGTGCTGGGGCCGCTCACAGAGAGCAACCCCCCCACTAGCAAACCACCCAGAAAG GTCCGCATCAGTAAAGTGGACAACACATACACTGAGGCATCCATGCCAGTCAACTGTGCTGCGGAGATGCGGAAGTGCCCCCCATCCATCTGTTCATCTAGCAAGGGGAACGTCATGCAGAAAGCCAAG gaATGGGAGTCCAAAAAGGGGACTTAG
- the LOC109893001 gene encoding actin filament-associated protein 1-like 1 isoform X2, translating into MGDTSCNAAQTWPKSMNVKEKPSWKAHMDTSSDNSMEYLVSELNVLLKLLDHESVSTATAEKMSVIRSLLGQLQPSVNGSDFVYMNTSLYGNGTSFVESLFEELDCDLHELRASPEELKDQVEEKTSKIPPSKSPTDTPPPLPTTPPPEDYYEEAVPLDPGTVPQYITNIATCISSSPPNSIEDAYYEDADNNYPTTRINGPRKNSYADSDALSSSYESYDEEDEEAKGQDRTRRWQSEENSVGPMKDCRICAFLLRKKRFGQWAKQLTVVRDNRLQCYKSIKDSSPHIELPLNLCNVIYIPKEARRKKHKLRFSLPGGEALVLAVQSKEQAERWLKVIREVVSQASSNDGLEGSSSPMIQRKKDLDKLLGADKHTSDSDSVATGDNLPSGQLRDNCDQGKGKRGAFTELTGSMSRAAGRKINRIISFSKKKPPLPGDTLTSSYRDDNPRCGYLNVLVNQCWRERWCCVKGGTLYLHKERGDLRTHVSAVVLHGAEVVPGLGPKHPFAFRILQGGNEVAALEASCSEEMGRWLGVLLAESGCATTPEALHYDYVDVDTITNITDAARHSFLWATSSSGASTDTRTYDEVPYEGVLPEEPVPRPGAQVKRHSSFSSSREIEKADSLVTIKRHGSSKSPEDVNQYVSGKYGKTRAEEDARRYLKEKEQMEKEREVIKNALLILRNDRKEVKEQLKDVTGKQQKQLEKRLAQLEESCRGKEGERVDLELRLNEVKENLKKSLAGGVLGPLTESNPPTSKPPRKVRISKVDNTYTEASMPVNCAAEMRKCPPSICSSSKGNVMQKAKEWESKKGT; encoded by the exons CGATGGAGTACCTGGTGAGTGAACTGAATGTGTTGCTGAAGCTGCTGGACCATGAGAGTGTGAGCACAGCCACAGCAGAGAAGATGAGTGTGATCCGGAGCCTACTGGGGCAGCTGCAGCcatcag TGAATGGATCAGACTTCGTATACATGAACACTTCCCTTTATGGAAATGGCACCAGCTTTGTGGAATCTTTGTTTGAGGAATTGG ATTGTGACCTGCATGAGCTCAGAGCCTCCCCAGAAGAACTGAAGGATCAGGTAGAGGAGAAAACCTCCAAAATACCGCCATCGAAA AGTCCCACTGACACCCCCCCTCCTCTGCCAACCACCCCTCCACCAGAGGACTACTATGAGGAGGCAGTGCCCCTGGACCCTGGCACGGTGCCCCAGTACATCACCAACATCGCCACATGCA TCAGCTCAAGTCCCCCAAATTCCATTGAAGATGCATACTACGAAGACGCTGACAACAACTACCCCACCACCCGAATCAATGGCCCGCGCAAGAACTCCT ATGCTGATTCAGATGCGCTGAGCAGCTCCTATGAGTCGTATgatgaagaggatgaggaggcgAAGGGCCAGGACAGGACTCGGCGGTGGCAGTCAGAGGAGAACTCTGTGGGCCCCATGAAGGACTGTCGCATCTGTGCCTTCCTGCTGCGCAAGAAACGCTTCGGACAGTGGGCAAAACAGCTGACCGTTGTCCGTGACAACAGATTACAG TGCTACAAGAGCATCAAAGACAGCAGCCCACACATTGAGCTGCCGCTGAACCTGTGTAACGTCATCTACATCCCCAAAGAGGCACGCCGCAAGAAGCATAAGCTGCGTTTCTCCCTGCCTGGGGGAGAGGCCTTGGTGCTGGCTGTCCAGAGCAAGGAACAGGCGGAGCGATGGCTCAAGGTGATCCGGGAGGTGGTCAGTCAGGCCAGCAGCAATGATGGATTAGAGGGCTCCTCCTCTCCTATGATCCAGAGGAAGAAAGATCTGGACAAG TTACTAGGAGCTGACAAGCACACCTCCGACTCTGACAGCGTGGCCACTGGTGACAACCTGCCTTCTGGTCAGCTCCGGGACAACTGTGACCAAG GGAAGGGGAAGAGGGGGGCATTTACAGAGCTGACAGGATCTATGAGCAGAGCGGCTGGACGGAAGATCAACAGGATTATCAGTTTCTCTAAGAAGAAGCCTCCTCTCCCAGGAGACACTCTGACCTCTTCCTACCGTGACGACAATCCCCGCTGTG GTTATCTGAATGTGCTTGTGAACCAAtgctggagggagagatggtgctGTGTAAAGGGTGGAACACTGTACCTGCACAAAGAAAGGGGTGACCTGCGTACTCACGTCAGCGCTGTGGTCCTCCATGGGGCTGAGGTCGTACCTGGACTGGGGCCCAAGCACCCCTTCGCTTTCCGCATCCTGCAAGGAGGCAACGAGGTGGCTGCATTGgag gccagctgttcagaggagatgggTCGCTGGCTGGGGGTCCTGCTGGCAGAGTCTGGCTGCGCCACCACCCCAGAGGCCCTGCACTACGACTATGTGGACGTGGACACCATCACTAACATCACAGACGCAGCAAGACACTCCTTCCT TTGGGCTACCTCCTCCAGTGGCGCCTCCACAGACACCAGAACCTATGATGAGGTTCCTTATGAGGGTGTATTG CCAGAGGAGCCAGTACCCAGACCAGGAGCTCAGGTGAAACGCCACTCTTCTTTCTCCAgcagcagagagatagagaaggcgGATTCCTTAGTCACCATAAAGAGACACGGCTCCAGTAAGTCCCCCGAAG ATGTGAATCAGTATGTATCAGGGAAGTATGGCAAAACACGAGCCGAGGAGGATGCCAGAAGGTACCTGAAAGAGAAAGAACAGATGGAGAAGGAGCGAGAGGTCATAAAAAATGCCCTACTCATATTACGCAATGATAGGAAAGAGGTGAAGGAACAACTGAAGGATGTTACAG GTAAGCAGCAAAAGCAGCTAGAGAAGCGTTTGGCCCAGCTGGAGGAAAGCTgcagggggaaggagggggagcgGGTGGACCTGGAGCTGCGTCTCAATGAGGTGAAGGAGAACCTAAAGAAGTCCCTGGCTGGAGGGGTGCTGGGGCCGCTCACAGAGAGCAACCCCCCCACTAGCAAACCACCCAGAAAG GTCCGCATCAGTAAAGTGGACAACACATACACTGAGGCATCCATGCCAGTCAACTGTGCTGCGGAGATGCGGAAGTGCCCCCCATCCATCTGTTCATCTAGCAAGGGGAACGTCATGCAGAAAGCCAAG gaATGGGAGTCCAAAAAGGGGACTTAG
- the LOC109893001 gene encoding actin filament-associated protein 1-like 1 isoform X1 yields the protein MGDTSCNAAQTWPKSMNVKEKPSWKAHMDTSSDNSMEYLVSELNVLLKLLDHESVSTATAEKMSVIRSLLGQLQPSVNGSDFVYMNTSLYGNGTSFVESLFEELDCDLHELRASPEELKDQVEEKTSKIPPSKSPTDTPPPLPTTPPPEDYYEEAVPLDPGTVPQYITNIATCISSSPPNSIEDAYYEDADNNYPTTRINGPRKNSYADSDALSSSYESYDEEDEEAKGQDRTRRWQSEENSVGPMKDCRICAFLLRKKRFGQWAKQLTVVRDNRLQCYKSIKDSSPHIELPLNLCNVIYIPKEARRKKHKLRFSLPGGEALVLAVQSKEQAERWLKVIREVVSQASSNDGLEGSSSPMIQRKKDLDKLLGADKHTSDSDSVATGDNLPSGQLRDNCDQGKGKRGAFTELTGSMSRAAGRKINRIISFSKKKPPLPGDTLTSSYRDDNPRCGYLNVLVNQCWRERWCCVKGGTLYLHKERGDLRTHVSAVVLHGAEVVPGLGPKHPFAFRILQGGNEVAALEASCSEEMGRWLGVLLAESGCATTPEALHYDYVDVDTITNITDAARHSFLWATSSSGASTDTRTYDEVPYEGVLQPEEPVPRPGAQVKRHSSFSSSREIEKADSLVTIKRHGSSKSPEDVNQYVSGKYGKTRAEEDARRYLKEKEQMEKEREVIKNALLILRNDRKEVKEQLKDVTGKQQKQLEKRLAQLEESCRGKEGERVDLELRLNEVKENLKKSLAGGVLGPLTESNPPTSKPPRKVRISKVDNTYTEASMPVNCAAEMRKCPPSICSSSKGNVMQKAKEWESKKGT from the exons CGATGGAGTACCTGGTGAGTGAACTGAATGTGTTGCTGAAGCTGCTGGACCATGAGAGTGTGAGCACAGCCACAGCAGAGAAGATGAGTGTGATCCGGAGCCTACTGGGGCAGCTGCAGCcatcag TGAATGGATCAGACTTCGTATACATGAACACTTCCCTTTATGGAAATGGCACCAGCTTTGTGGAATCTTTGTTTGAGGAATTGG ATTGTGACCTGCATGAGCTCAGAGCCTCCCCAGAAGAACTGAAGGATCAGGTAGAGGAGAAAACCTCCAAAATACCGCCATCGAAA AGTCCCACTGACACCCCCCCTCCTCTGCCAACCACCCCTCCACCAGAGGACTACTATGAGGAGGCAGTGCCCCTGGACCCTGGCACGGTGCCCCAGTACATCACCAACATCGCCACATGCA TCAGCTCAAGTCCCCCAAATTCCATTGAAGATGCATACTACGAAGACGCTGACAACAACTACCCCACCACCCGAATCAATGGCCCGCGCAAGAACTCCT ATGCTGATTCAGATGCGCTGAGCAGCTCCTATGAGTCGTATgatgaagaggatgaggaggcgAAGGGCCAGGACAGGACTCGGCGGTGGCAGTCAGAGGAGAACTCTGTGGGCCCCATGAAGGACTGTCGCATCTGTGCCTTCCTGCTGCGCAAGAAACGCTTCGGACAGTGGGCAAAACAGCTGACCGTTGTCCGTGACAACAGATTACAG TGCTACAAGAGCATCAAAGACAGCAGCCCACACATTGAGCTGCCGCTGAACCTGTGTAACGTCATCTACATCCCCAAAGAGGCACGCCGCAAGAAGCATAAGCTGCGTTTCTCCCTGCCTGGGGGAGAGGCCTTGGTGCTGGCTGTCCAGAGCAAGGAACAGGCGGAGCGATGGCTCAAGGTGATCCGGGAGGTGGTCAGTCAGGCCAGCAGCAATGATGGATTAGAGGGCTCCTCCTCTCCTATGATCCAGAGGAAGAAAGATCTGGACAAG TTACTAGGAGCTGACAAGCACACCTCCGACTCTGACAGCGTGGCCACTGGTGACAACCTGCCTTCTGGTCAGCTCCGGGACAACTGTGACCAAG GGAAGGGGAAGAGGGGGGCATTTACAGAGCTGACAGGATCTATGAGCAGAGCGGCTGGACGGAAGATCAACAGGATTATCAGTTTCTCTAAGAAGAAGCCTCCTCTCCCAGGAGACACTCTGACCTCTTCCTACCGTGACGACAATCCCCGCTGTG GTTATCTGAATGTGCTTGTGAACCAAtgctggagggagagatggtgctGTGTAAAGGGTGGAACACTGTACCTGCACAAAGAAAGGGGTGACCTGCGTACTCACGTCAGCGCTGTGGTCCTCCATGGGGCTGAGGTCGTACCTGGACTGGGGCCCAAGCACCCCTTCGCTTTCCGCATCCTGCAAGGAGGCAACGAGGTGGCTGCATTGgag gccagctgttcagaggagatgggTCGCTGGCTGGGGGTCCTGCTGGCAGAGTCTGGCTGCGCCACCACCCCAGAGGCCCTGCACTACGACTATGTGGACGTGGACACCATCACTAACATCACAGACGCAGCAAGACACTCCTTCCT TTGGGCTACCTCCTCCAGTGGCGCCTCCACAGACACCAGAACCTATGATGAGGTTCCTTATGAGGGTGTATTG CAGCCAGAGGAGCCAGTACCCAGACCAGGAGCTCAGGTGAAACGCCACTCTTCTTTCTCCAgcagcagagagatagagaaggcgGATTCCTTAGTCACCATAAAGAGACACGGCTCCAGTAAGTCCCCCGAAG ATGTGAATCAGTATGTATCAGGGAAGTATGGCAAAACACGAGCCGAGGAGGATGCCAGAAGGTACCTGAAAGAGAAAGAACAGATGGAGAAGGAGCGAGAGGTCATAAAAAATGCCCTACTCATATTACGCAATGATAGGAAAGAGGTGAAGGAACAACTGAAGGATGTTACAG GTAAGCAGCAAAAGCAGCTAGAGAAGCGTTTGGCCCAGCTGGAGGAAAGCTgcagggggaaggagggggagcgGGTGGACCTGGAGCTGCGTCTCAATGAGGTGAAGGAGAACCTAAAGAAGTCCCTGGCTGGAGGGGTGCTGGGGCCGCTCACAGAGAGCAACCCCCCCACTAGCAAACCACCCAGAAAG GTCCGCATCAGTAAAGTGGACAACACATACACTGAGGCATCCATGCCAGTCAACTGTGCTGCGGAGATGCGGAAGTGCCCCCCATCCATCTGTTCATCTAGCAAGGGGAACGTCATGCAGAAAGCCAAG gaATGGGAGTCCAAAAAGGGGACTTAG